Proteins encoded within one genomic window of Solibaculum mannosilyticum:
- the sigG gene encoding RNA polymerase sporulation sigma factor SigG, producing MQFNKVEICGVNTSKLKVLSEAEKMSLLKKCHGGDAKAREDLVNGNLRLVLSVIQRFTQRGENLDDLFQVGCIGLIKAIDNFDTSLNVRFSTYAVPMIIGEIRRYLRDNNSVRVSRSMRDTAYKAMQAKEKLMENGSHEPTVDEIAKQLDLPREDVVMALESIVEPVSLYEPVYSDGGDTIYVMDQIGDRNDDCNWLDEIALKEAIGNLSDREKRILSLRFFQGKTQMEVASEIGISQAQVSRLEKGALTRIKSQL from the coding sequence ATGCAGTTCAATAAGGTGGAAATCTGTGGGGTCAACACATCAAAACTAAAGGTGCTCAGCGAAGCCGAAAAGATGAGTCTGCTGAAAAAGTGCCACGGAGGGGATGCCAAGGCCAGGGAGGATCTGGTCAACGGAAATCTCCGTTTGGTGCTCAGCGTCATCCAGCGGTTCACCCAGCGGGGAGAAAATCTGGATGACCTGTTTCAGGTGGGATGTATTGGACTCATTAAGGCCATCGATAATTTTGACACTAGTTTAAACGTCCGATTTTCCACTTATGCAGTGCCCATGATCATCGGAGAGATCCGGCGTTACCTGCGGGACAACAATTCCGTACGGGTCAGCCGGTCCATGCGGGATACGGCCTACAAAGCCATGCAGGCCAAGGAGAAGCTGATGGAAAACGGCAGTCACGAGCCCACGGTGGACGAAATCGCAAAACAGTTGGATCTGCCCCGGGAAGATGTGGTCATGGCGCTGGAATCCATCGTGGAACCGGTGTCTCTGTATGAACCGGTGTATTCCGACGGCGGCGATACGATCTATGTGATGGATCAAATCGGCGACCGCAATGACGACTGCAATTGGCTGGATGAAATCGCCTTAAAGGAGGCCATCGGCAATCTAAGCGACCGGGAAAAACGCATCCTGTCCCTGCGCTTTTTTCAGGGCAAGACCCAGATGGAAGTGGCATCGGAAATCGGCATTTCCCAGGCCCAGGTATCCCGTCTGGAAAAAGGGGCCCTGACCCGCATCAAAAGCCAGCTTTAA